A genomic region of Anopheles coustani chromosome 3, idAnoCousDA_361_x.2, whole genome shotgun sequence contains the following coding sequences:
- the LOC131260515 gene encoding uncharacterized protein LOC131260515, producing the protein MEEDDNTVRITHYINPHCFWYKPEASYLPNHHEKQYMQKFNEDCEREFANRGYRGFSYSPNSELKVGDMVAQRNKEFQRWIRCEVDAVLIDLSGAVWLHLWAVDEGLPIKSYDEPIQPLPEAYINHPAHALRGAIRNILPSEVAYDYTQGKNVQTLSRKWLQGAVSVLQTVFDDALSVSLVVHARVKLKKEVVHFVDVSLTMHNNKSYNIVNILTTGCSDQVTISPDTEFLKVITTIKTLDMVRFQNNEGIDSATRHKPGSLLGHGVLSTLNQISKPTTDPKVQNKVEDWFSRNMEAQLAIKEETAFERSMDDIEACKSGEDSAAEEFDSFDQLATRAEMAEENPIKMTNVGDERDSTSNTMSSVDETSFLKRKLRQLQARQKQLELEKPKLPPIIGPAGCSVKFLLDSANARNKKY; encoded by the exons ATGGAAGAAGACGACAACACAGTGCGTATTACGCATTACATCAACCCTCATTGTTTTTGGTACAAACCGGAGGCGTCGTACTTGCCGAACCATCACGAGAAGCAATATATGCAAAAATTCAATGAGGATTGTGAGCGGGAATTCGCCAACCGGGGATACCGTGGTTTCTCCTACAGCCCGAACAGTGAACTGAAAGTTGGCGACATGGTTGCCCAGCGAAATAAAGAGTTTCAACGATGGATAAGATGCGAGGTGGACGCGGTACTGATAGATTTGAGCGGCGCCGTTTGGCTGCACCTGTGGGCTGTGGACGAAGGTTTACCTATCAAGTCGTATGACGAACCTATTCAACCACTACCGGAGGCCTACATCAATCATCCTGCGCATGCTTTGCGCGGTGCAATAAGGAATATATTGCCTAGCGAAGTG GCATATGATTACACGCAAGGCAAGAACGTACAGACACTTTCTCGGAAATGGTTGCAGGGAGCGGTGTCAGTACTGCAAACTGTCTTCGATGATGCCTTAAGTGTGTCGCTAGTGGTGCATGCTCGTGTTAAACTGAAGAAAGAGGTGGTCCATTTCGTCGATGTATCTTTAACGATGCACAACAACAAATCTTACAACATAGTGAACATACTTACAACCGGCTGCTCGGATCAGGTAACGATCAGCCCGGATACAGAGTTTCTCAAAG TCATTACCACGATAAAGACGCTCGATATGGTGCGCTTTCAAAACAACGAAGGCATCGACAGTGCAACGCGACATAAACCTGGGTCCCTACTAGGTCACGGTGTTCTATCGACGTTGAATCAAATCTCAAAACCAACTACTGACCCGAAAGTGCAGAATAAAGTAGAAGATTGGTTTAGTCGAAACATGGAAGCCCAACTGGCTATCAAAGAGGAAACAGCGTTTGAACGTTCTATGGACGACATTGAAGCGTGCAAGTCTGGCGAGGATAGCGCTGCGGAGGAATTTGACTCCTTTGATCAGCTAGCAACTCGAGCGGAGATGGCCGAAGAAAATCCTATTAAGATGACGAACGTCGGCGATGAACGTGATTCAACATCAAACACCATGTCATCGGTGGATGAAACATCTTTTTTAAAGCGAAAATTAAGACAGTTGCAGGCAAGACAGAAGCAGCTGGAGCTGGAGAAGCCAAAGTTACCGCCCATAATTGGTCCCGCGGGATGTTCGGTGAAGTTCCTATTGGACAGCGCAAATGCACGCAACAAAAAATACTAA
- the LOC131260918 gene encoding SWI/SNF-related matrix-associated actin-dependent regulator of chromatin subfamily B member 1, whose translation MALKTYGDKPISFQVEENGEYYCVGSEVGNYLRLFRGSLYKKYPGMARRLLTNEERKRLLDSGISNHLLSSSVSLLKATEVQDVLDGNDEKYKAVSVHTSEPPAPRESKSSKKQPPWVPTMPNSSHLDAVPQATPINRNRVYNKKVRTFPMCFDDTDPTLNVENASQSEILVPIRLDMEIDGQKLRDTFTWNRNESMITPEQFAEVLCDDLDLNPTPFVPAIAAAIRQQIEAYPVEPVVLEEGSDQRVLVKLNIHVGNTSLVDQVEWDMAEKENNPEEFAIKLCAELGLGGEFVTAISYSIRGQLSWHQRTYAYSETPLATVEVPFRTPSEADQWAPFLETLTDAEMEKKIRDQDRNTRRMRRLANTFT comes from the exons ATGGCTCTTAAAACATACGGCGACAAGCCGATCAGTTTCCaagtggaagaaaatggaGAATACTATTGCGTTGGTTCGGAG gtCGGCAACTACTTGCGCCTCTTCCGAGGCAGCTTGTACAAAAAGTATCCTGGCATGGCTCGTCGTTTGCTGACCAACGAAGAACGCAAACGTCTCCTCGATTCGGGCATAAGCAATCATTTGCTCTCGAGTTCCGTATCCTTGCTGAAGGCGACCGAGGTGCAGGATGTTCTCGATGGAAATGACGAAAAGTACAAAGCCGTCTCGGTGCACACATCCGAACCGCCTGCACCGAGGGAAAGTAAATCTAGCAAGAAACAACCGCCGTGGGTGCCCACCATGCCCAACTCCAGCCATCTGGACGCGGTACCGCAGGCTACACCGATTAACCGTAATCgagtgtacaacaaaaaagttcgCACATTCCCCATGTGCTTTGACGATACAGATCCGACGTTGAACGTAGAGAATGCCTCACAGTCTGAAATTCTTGTACCGATTCGATTGGATATGGAGATCGACGGCCAGAAGCTACGAGATACATTTACATGGAACCGCAACGAGTCGATGATTACTCCGGAGCAGTTTGCGGAAGTGCTGTGTGACGATTTGGATCTCAATCCAACACCGTTCGTGCCGGCGATAGCGGCAGCGATCAGACAACAGATCGAAGCCTATCCGGTCGAGCCGGTCGTACTGGAGGAGGGTTCCGATCAACGGGTGCTGGTGAAACTGAACATCCACGTGGGCAACACTTCGCTGGTGGATCAGGTGGAGTGGGATATGGccgagaaggaaaacaatccaGAAGAGTTTGCCATTAAACTGTGCGCTGAGCTCGGGCTGGGTGGGGAGTTCGTAACAGCTATCTCATACTCGATACGGGGACAGCTGTCCTGGCATCAACGAACCTATGCCTACAGCGAAACCCCGCTGGCTACGGTAGAGGTGCCGTTCCGAACACCGAGCGAGGCCGACCAATGGGCACCATTTCTAGAAACACTGACCGATGCGGAAATGGAGAAGAAGATAAGGGACCAGGATCGAAACACGCGTCGTATGAGGCGTCTGGCGAATACTTTCACATAA
- the LOC131261435 gene encoding GPN-loop GTPase 3, whose product MRYGQLVMGPAGSGKSTYCATMQRHGYDDKRVIKVVNLDPAAEHFEYQPFLDIRDLIQLDDAMEDEELHYGPNGGLVFCIEYLVEHSDWLRDQLCGVGSDDDEEGIEEPDDDYVLFDMPGQIELYTHLKAGNKLARLLESWNFRLCSVFLVDSQFMIDGSKFLSGTMAALSVMANMELPHVNVLSKMDLLSKGYRGQMDKYLDPDPHALLGEVTNESAWGRKYHKLSEAIGNLIEDFSLVRFTPLNINDDENVSDLLLMIDNVIQYGEDADVKIRDFDPPEEEEAEDPDRHYNEG is encoded by the exons ATGAGGTATGGGCAGCTTGTAATGGGGCCCGCCGGTAGTGGAAAG tCCACCTATTGTGCGACAATGCAGCGACATGGCTATGATGATAAACGGGTTATCAAAGTGGTCAATTTAGATCCAGCAGCGGAGCATTTCGAATACCAACCTTTCCTCGATATACGGGATCTGATTCAGTTGGACGACGCAATGGAGGATGAAGAGCTTCACTATGGCCCAAATGGGGGGTTAGTGTTTTGTATCGAGTATCTGGTCGAACACTCCGATTGGTTGCGCGATCAGCTGTGTGGCGTTGgttctgatgatgatgaggagggCATCGAAGAACCGGACGATGACTACGTGCTATTTGATATGCCTGGCCAAATAGAGTTGTACACGCACTTAAAAGCGGGAAATAAGTTAGCCAGATTACTCGAGTCATGGAACTTTCGACTGTGTTCCGTCTTTCTGGTTGACTCACAGTTCATGATTGATGGGTCGAAGTTCCTGTCCGGCACGATGGCAGCGCTGAGCGTGATGGCCAACATGGAGCTCCCGCATGTGAACGTACTGAGCAAAATGGATCTGCTTAGCAAAGGCTACCGTGGACAGATGGACAAATATCTGGACCCCGATCCACACGCGCTGCTCGGAGAGGTTACAAACGAATCGGCTTGGGGACGAAAGTATCACAAACTGTCGGAAGCAATCGGCAATCTGATAGAAGACTTTAGCTTGGTTCGTTTTACCCCACTCAATATCAATGACGACGAAAACGTGTCCGATTTATTGCTGATGATTGACAATGTGATACAATACGGCGAGGATGCGGATGTCAAGATACGGGATTTCGATCCaccggaagaggaagaagcggAGGATCCGGACAGGCATTACAACGAAGGTTGA
- the LOC131261434 gene encoding polymerase delta-interacting protein 2 has translation MSPLVSKAFTLCNFRPVGLNLVVRLFSVSVYQNTRLAEVGKLELPKAQGKYETGQLFLHRVFGYRGVILFPWLARVYDRDLPNQTKGNQLESGSSGTSGSTDGNSNTSKEVQKKTHTFYQVLIDQRDCPYIRAQTEAVTFLGNQESSRSLYAIPGLDYVAHEDILPYSSGEQHPLQHELFDKFLANQPDKDPPFVAQETLRAWQKKNHPWLELSDVHKETTEGIRVTVIPFYMGCRETPAASVYWWRYCIRLENLGELSVQLRERHWRIFSLSGTLETVRGRGVVGQEPVLSPRLPAFQYSSHVSLQAPSGHMWGTFRMEREDGHMFDCRIPPFSLESKPDDNNNSGSVDEPTANLDGSSENSPQSGGSDTASTTTPGTPNTKNNKNDGDEHV, from the exons ATGAGCCCATTAGTGTCAAAGGCTTTCACCCTGTGTAATTTCCGTCCCGTCGGATTAAATTTAGTAGTTCGATTGTTTTCGGTATCAGTGTACCAAAACACACG ATTAGCCGAGGTAGGCAAGCTCGAGTTGCCAAAGGCACAGGGGAAATATGAGACGGGACAATTGTTCTTACATCGAGTGTTTGGATACCGTGGTGTAATACTATTCCCCTGGCTGGCACGAGTGTACGATCGCGATTTGCCGAACCAAACGAAGGGAAACCAGCTGGAAAGTGGCTCCTCCGGAACGTCCGGCTCCACTGATGGCAATTCGAATACGAGCAAAGAggtgcaaaagaaaacgcaCACCTTCTATCAGGTGTTGATTGATCAACGCGACTGCCCGTACATTAGAGCACAAACGGAGGCGGTAACATTCCTGGGGAATCAGGAGTCGAGTCGTAGCTTGTACGCCATCCCCGGTCTGGACTATGTCGCCCACGAGGACATACTTCCATACAGTTCGGGCGAACAGCACCCGCTTCAGCACGaactttttgataaatttttagCCAATCAACCAGACAAGGATCCTCCCTTCGTGGCACAAGAAACGTTGAGGGCATGGCAAAAGAAGAACCATCCATGGTTGGAACTGTCAGACGTTCATAAGGAAACGACGGAAGGAATACGCGTTACGGTCATACCGTTTTATATGGGATGCAGAGAAACTCCAGCAGCGTCAGTTTATTGG tGGAGATATTGCATAAGATTGGAAAACTTGGGGGAACTGAGTGTACAACTACGAGAACGACACTGGAGAATATTTTCCCTATCCGGGACGCTAGAAACCGTACGTGGTCGTGGTGTGGTTGGTCAGGAACCAGTGCTCAGTCCCCGCTTGCCAGCTTTTCAATACAGCTCGCACGTTAGTCTGCAAGCACCGAGTGGTCATATGTGGGGAACGTTTCGGATGGAACGAGAGGATGGTCACATGTTTGACTGTCGTATACCACCATTCTCGCTGGAAAGCAAACCGGATGATAACAATAATAGCGGCAGCGTGGACGAACCAACCGCAAACCTGGATGGATCGTCCGAAAATAGTCCACAGTCTGGTGGAAGTGACACTGCATCGACGACAACGCCCGGAACACCAAAtacgaaaaataacaaaaatgatgGTGACGAACATGTCTAA
- the LOC131260917 gene encoding uncharacterized protein LOC131260917, with product MYNLSSDNESSFGTESETENEYFWNEESSRNQKCYTTEVEDIIRQNVDVTTANAIALNHHYQAKLRQLRAQLETLLLQCQTRLKDVDTLVDNMRYNRRESIPYRVRIAGYICGQPFFKDHELYPGPHNADYLYRKNVKKEFFPLDMFESTETHWTLKDKTKMKDGILKQVIEFLHREGELRAKMCGSTSKAEQIRKDIISYRTLSLEVLWPKLQSYDDGKFGGQCFKVDWLVISNVNVSGRHTASACEGMWNQYLKPGLRKGLWKQEEECLLVTAVRQHNYQDWSSIAQSVGNRSEYQCFVHFRTCFSQQAHIERKPWTPEEDAHLLRIVQENCIGSNVIWNKVVEKMPNRNKVQVYHRYKYTLTRPLKGAKFTPVEDCVITAYVQQYGDDFKYFPEHLLPGRTMKQVWARYNNTLRYVDKHTGWTLDEDKRLMSYIGEHLTEEGPEKISWSDCSRYLVNHSRASCRTRYYTIEKFLEKYPNATLEDVPRRAGKKLSTDITHENWMKTIVDIKNTTSEINNSFGDDKLCETFKTTGEWALYDQMKFCFRYQFGHKLAVDSDRKSVHTRTKLLLHLLEGFHQGGFSSSTYFVNKEDQSTMIAVMETPLDWSSPQTESKENDGGNEPVFCRIPPNYNTVLGLRGLCLNAYYDAKTHSSTSKRLKRCRNTRDPEYNTAVELFVDRFKAIFHWSMLLVKLNIDEIVFVTEEDQHAEAITISDVVDVKPCSSEQLPGASHVDGSERRFPGKPRRVTRKKHTPKGKGKSASESNNSSHQSNDIAVTLYQDNNCDTSIVKNITIINPWDLPVPCDQTLSPGENHSDLNNPPTTIQPTGVRKNDNKSRQTNVPKPAEVLKKIRKSRTRTKRKTGIKPDTANGQLSHGVTCVADELLKAEQQHMVSKFEGVPQIMSVYSLVTEPSSGALHTVEPVAGSCNIQEVSDATDKKNNTLKLHCNELTSQDQASSFDKNHSSDLKSVLNAKPTGTLSSTTVLSVLDDSLQSGENDSAGPEPGQAEDHNQIRLALREQQNTPSKVLSTSNEHSKDDLKISLSKKHAVDDGEPNVQHSFMNELIVANRSGEEFDYNCLIIEEQTEVNGQNYATAEQGVNAVQEINLSVAAGDTIPEQNIVEQTKAFKTSPFKEVYIVEEQPPTIPSDQHQTNHTISEAEPSGTSNETFTAVDVVRFLRRRKPPGDIKSSFTPDAQNES from the exons ATGTATAATTTAAGCTCCGACAATGAAAGTTCCTTCGGCACGGAATCCGAGACAGAGAATGAATATTTCTGGAATGAG GAGTCCTCGAGAAACCAAAAATGTTATACTACCGAAGTGGAGGACATCATCCGCCAGAATGTGGATGTTACTACAGCAAATGCGATTGCATTAAATCATCATTATCAAGCCAAGCTCAGACAGCTTCGCGCACAACTCGAAACGTTGCTCCTGCAATGCCAAACCCGGCTGAAAGACGTGGACACTTTGGTGGACAATATGCGATACAATCGGAGGGAAAGCATTCCCTATAGAGTTCGCATCGCGGGATACATTTGTGGGCAACCCTTTTTTAAAGATCATGAGCTTTACCCCGGACCACACAATGCAGACTATCTGTACCGCAAGAATGTGAAGAAGGAATTTTTCCCGCTGGATATGTTCGAGAGCACCGAAACTCACTGGACGCTCAAAgacaaaacgaaaatgaagGATGGCATCTTGAAGCAAGTAATCGAATTCCTTCACCGTGAAGGTGAGCTCCGAGCAAAAATGTGCGGGAGTACTTCGAAAGCCGAGCAGATCAGAAAAGATATTATCTCTTACCGTACGCTGTCCCTAGAAGTCTTGTGGCCAAAGTTGCAATCGTACGATGATGGCAAATTTGGAGGACAGTGTTTCAAGGTAGATTGGTTGGTCATATCCAACGTAAACGTGTCGGGACGGCATACTGCATCGGCGTGCGAAGGTATGTGGAACCAGTACCTTAAGCCGGGTTTGAGAAAAGGCCTTTGgaagcaagaagaagaatgtcTGCTAGTGACGGCAGTGCGTCAACATAACTATCAAGATTGGAGCAGCATTGCTCAGTCCGTGGGCAATCGGTCCGAGTATCAATGTTTCGTGCATTTTCGTACCTGTTTTTCGCAGCAGGCACATATCGAAAGGAAACCATGGACTCCAGAGGAGGATGCTCATCTACTACGGATAGTGCAGGAAAATTGCATAGGCAGTAATGTCATTTGGAACAAAGTTGTAGAGAAAATGCCTAATCGGAACAAGGTCCAAGTGTACCATCGGTATAAGTACACTCTTACTCGCCCATTGAAAGGTGCAAAGTTTACACCCGTGGAGGACTGCGTGATAACGGCTTACGTGCAGCAGTACGGAGATGACTTTAAATATTTCCCCGAGCACCTGCTGCCGGGAAGAACGATGAAACAGGTCTGGGCACGGTACAACAACACGCTGCGATATGTCGACAAGCATACCGGCTGGACGCTGGACGAAGACAAGCGTCTGATGAGCTACATCGGAGAGCATCTTACCGAAGAAGGTCCAGAAAAAATCTCATGGTCCGACTGCTCCAGATACCTCGTCAACCATTCCCGGGCTAGCTGCCGGACGAGGTATTATACGATCGAAAAGTTTCTCGAGAAATATCCTAACGCTACCCTCGAAGACGTGCCTAGACGAGCGGGCAAAAAGCTCTCCACAGATATTACACACGAAAATTGGATGAAAACCATAGTTGACATCAAGAACACCACAAGTGAGATAAATAATTCCTTTGGCGATGATAAACTGTGCGAGACATTCAAAACTACCGGTGAGTGGGCATTGTATGAtcaaatgaaattttgttttcgctaTCAGTTTGGCCACAAGCTTGCAGTAGACTCTGACCGGAAAAGTGTCCATACCCGGACAAAACTGTTGCTGCATCTATTGGAAGGCTTCCATCAAGGAGGGTTTTCATCGAGTACTTATTTTGTTAACAAAGAGGACCAATCAACGATGATCGCCGTGATGGAGACACCGCTGGATTGGTCGAGTCCGCAAACTGAATCGAAGGAAAACGATGGTGGCAATGAACCAGTGTTTTGCAGAATTCCTCCCAACTATAACACCGTACTCGGTCTACGAGGGCTCTGTTTAAATGCCTACTATGATGCAAAGACACATAGTTCCACATCAAAGAGGCTAAAAAGATGTAGAAACACAAGAGATCCCGAATACAATACGGCGGTGGAACTGTTTGTCGATCGTTTCAAAGCTATATTTCACTGGTCAATGTTGCTAGTAAAACTGAATATAGATGAGATAGTGTTCGTAACCGAAGAAGATCAGCACGCAGAAGCCATAACAATTTCGGATGTTGTGGATGTAAAACCTTGTTCAAGTGAACAACTTCCAGGAGCATCACATGTCGATGGTTCGGAAAGAAGATTTCCTGGAAAACCCCGGAGAGTCACCCGAAAAAAGCATAcaccgaaaggaaaaggaaaatcggCATCGGAAAGTAATAATTCTTCACACCAAAGTAACGATATAGCTGTTACATTGTACCAAGATAATAACTGCGACACATCTATTgtgaaaaatattacaataatcaATCCTTGGGATTTACCAGTGCCATGTGATCAAACTCTATCTCCAGGCGAAAACCATTCTGATTTAAATAATCCTCCAACGACTATACAGCCCACCGGTGTGCGAAAAAACGATAACAAATCCCGTCAAACCAATGTTCCAAAACCAGCCGAAGTGTTAAAAAAGATACGTAAAAGCAGAACACGAACCAAACGAAAGACAGGCATCAAACCCGATACCGCTAATGGCCAGCTTTCCCATGGTGTTACCTGTGTGGCGGACGAACTCCTTAAAGCGGAACAGCAACATATGGTTTCCAAATTTGAAGGAGTACCTCAGATTATGTCTGTCTATAGTCTAGTAACTGAACCTTCATCTGGGGCTCTTCACACAGTGGAACCAGTCGCCGGGTCCTGTAACATACAAGAGGTTTCCGATGCtacagataaaaaaaataatactttgaaATTACATTGCAATGAACTAACATCTCAAGATCAGGCCAGTTCATTCGACAAAAATCATAGTAGCGACTTGAAGAGTGTACTTAATGCGAAACCAACCGGGACACTTTCAAGCACAACGGTTTTATCTGTGCTGGATGATAGTCTTCAATCTGGGGAGAACGATTCTGCAGGCCCAGAACCAG GGCAAGCAGAGGATCACAACCAAATCCGTTTGGCGTTGCGAGAACAGCAGAACACTCCTAGCAAAGTACTATCAACGAGCAACGAGCACTCCAaagatgatttaaaaataagtcTTTCGAAAAAGCATGCAGTAGACGATGGAGAACCCAACGTACAGCACTCTTTTATGAATGAGTTGATAGTCGCAAACCGTT CCGGCGAGGAGTTTGATTATAATTGTTTAATCATCGAGGAGCAAACAGAAGTAAACGGACAAAACTACGCGACCGCTGAACAGGGAGTAAATGCGGTTCAAGAGATTAACTTATCTGTCGCAGCAGGTGATACTATTCCAGAGCAGAACATTgttgaacaaacaaaag CTTTTAAAACCAGCCCTTTTAAAGAGGTCTATATTGTTGAAGAACAACCGCCGACTATTCCCTCGGACCAGCATCAAACAAATCATACAATCAGTGAAGCGGAACCATCGGGAACATCGAACGAAACTTTCACAGCCGTCGATGTTGTTCGGTTTCTTCGTCGGCGAAAGCCTCCTGGAGATATTAAATCAAGCTTCACACCAGACGCACAAAATGAATCATGA